A stretch of the Uranotaenia lowii strain MFRU-FL chromosome 3, ASM2978415v1, whole genome shotgun sequence genome encodes the following:
- the LOC129755830 gene encoding 39S ribosomal protein L16, mitochondrial, translating into MSITGFFNKQILSGILRCQHNQQIATLKHFAPPIDYSNVEMPDRPKLRFVDKVPILPANLRAPKMQKKLKFMRGPELVHHEFLHKQYGIVATGGGRLRWGHFEMMRLGIGRKMDISRMFAIWRVEAPWQPITKKGQGQRMGGGKGAIDHYVTPVKSGRVILEMAGKCEFAEVKPILETVCHKLPFKAMVVSHEMLQEMKAESERLQRENLNPYDFKYIIQNNLGGCHRWLSPVDHKWFGKYH; encoded by the exons ATGTCGATTACTGGTTTTTTCAACAAGCAAATCCTGTCTG GAATTCTGAGATGTCAGCATAACCAACAAATAGCTACGCTTAAGCACTTTGCACCTCCCATTGATTATTCAA ATGTTGAAATGCCTGATCGGCCGAAGCTACGTTTCGTGGATAAAGTTCCGATTCTACCGGCCAACTTGAGGGCCCCAAAAATGCAAAAGAAACTTAAATTTATGCGAGGACCGGAATTGGTTCACCATGAGTTTCTACACAAACAGTATGGCATCGTGGCCACCGGAGGAGGACGTTTACGGTGGGGTCACTTCGAAATGATGCGTCTCGGCATCGGTCGAAAGATGGATATCAGCCGGATGTTTGCCATCTGGCGAGTGGAAGCTCCCTGGCAACCGATTACCAAAAAGGGTCAGGGTCAGCGAATGGGAGGTGGCAAAGGCGCTATCGATCATTACGTGACCCCGGTGAAAAGTGGTCGGGTTATCCTGGAGATGGCCGGCAAGTGCGAATTTGCCGAGGTCAAACCGATTCTGGAAACGGTGTGCCACAAACTGCCCTTTAAGGCAATGGTTGTTTCGCATGAAATGCTCCAGGAAATGAAGGCCGAAAGTGAACGATTGCAGAGGGAGAATCTGAACCCGTACGACTTCAAATACATCATCCAGAACAATTTGGGCGGGTGTCATCGATGGCTGTCACCGGTTGACCACAAGTGGTTTGGAAAATATCATTAA
- the LOC129755829 gene encoding leukocyte receptor cluster member 1 homolog has protein sequence MNILPKKSWHVRNKDNIARVRRDEAKAAEEEKERQRRIALADQEARIDFLRQKSRAERGTGFADEPTNASTSSELDRRLKQSEHVNFFQDLESGRDDGVKRKNTDHEKEKKDEQEKYEKQIGYLTYLGQDTNEALGKRDWYDVAPGRTDQKDSKGKFVEVGMKSKEYNDPLNVMKRYMPEMRVKSLPSKPSEAGNDQAHSSRYQSLTGTSKNLSKRKRSESDSSDDLHKRKKKKKHHKKKSKKEKKKRKKRKKSSTDGSSSDEEQRQAKKAMLDKLRRERMAREQEEKSRTDKLLAKLRGDPEPKKPEVQPQLPPGPIIKQKYNSQFNPEIAKQNYE, from the exons atgaatattttgcccaaaaaaag CTGGCATGTCCGCAACAAGGATAACATCGCACGGGTCCGGCGGGACGAAGCGAAGGCGGCCGAAGAGGAAAAGGAGCGGCAACGGCGGATAGCTCTCGCCGATCAGGAAGCCCGCATAGACTTCCTACGGCAGAAATCGAGAGCTGAAAGGGGTACTGGGTTTGCAGATGAACCAACAAATGCTTCGACCAGCAGCGAATTGGATAGGAGACTGAAGCAGAGTGagcatgttaatttttttcaggatCTGGAAAGTGGACGGGACGATGGGGTCAAACGGAAGAATACTGACCACGAGAAGGAGAAGAAGGACGAACAGGAAAAGTATGAAAAGCAGATCGGATATTTGACGTATCTTGGACAAGATACCAATGAGGCTCTTGGGAAACGGGATTGGTATGATGTGGCCCCAGGGCGAACGGatcaaaaagattcaaaaggaAAGTTTGTAGAAGTTGGAATGAAATCTAAGGAGTATAACGATCCACTGAATGTGATGAAGCGGTATATGCCGGAAATGCGAGTCAAATCACTTCCATCTAAACCGAGTGAAGCTGGAAACGATCAAGCACATTCAAGTCGATACCAATCATTGACTGGTACTTCAAAGAATCTTTCGAAGAGGAAACGCAGTGAGAGCGATTCCAGCGACGATTTACAcaaaaggaagaagaagaagaaacatCACaagaaaaagtccaaaaaagagaaaaagaagcGTAAAAAGCGGAAGAAATCTTCAACAGATGGTTCCTCATCCGACGAGGAACAAAGGCAAGCGAAGAAGGCTATGCTAGACAAACTACGCCGGGAAAGGATGGCCCGAGAACAGGAGGAAAAATCACGCACTGATAAATTGTTGGCCAAATTGCGGGGCGATCCGGAACCTAAAAAGCCGGAAGTGCAGCCGCAACTGCCACCAGGGCCAATCAtcaaacagaaatacaattcaCAGTTCAATCCGGAAATCgcgaaacaaaattatgaataa